In Mammaliicoccus sp. Marseille-Q6498, the genomic stretch TCTATGTTAAATACCGATATCAATAAAGGCATGGAGACGGCAAAAGCTCTAGAAATGATTCATACTTACTCACTTATACATGATGATTTACCAGCAATGGATAACGATGACTATAGAAGAGGTATCGAAACAAATCATAAAGTTTATGGTGATGCTACAGCGATACTTGCTGGTGATGCCCTTTTAACAAAAGCTTTTGAACTCATCACGAAAGATACAAACCTCATTCCAGAAGATAAAGTTAAATTAATTAGATTGCTTTCTGAATCTGCAGGCCATCAAGGTATGGTTGGTGGGCAAATGTTAGATATGGCTAGTGAAAACAAAGAAATTTCATTAGATACTTTACGCAAGATTCATAGATATAAAACAGGTGCACTTATACGTTTTTCTGTAGTTGCAGCATGTACAATTGCTAATGTGAATAGTAAAACATTCTTATTATTAGATTCATTTAGCCAAGAGTTAGGGTTAATTTTTCAAATAAAAGATGATTTATTAGACATTGAAGGTGATTTTGATAAACTAGGTAAAGCTATAGGTAGTGATGAAACGAATAATAAAAGTACTTATATTTCTATATTAGGGAAAACAAATACAAAAATAGCATTAGAACAACATGTAAATCAGGCATTATATTTACTTGAACAACTTGAAGGTCAATATAATGTTGATGAGCTAAAATCAATTACAAAGTTATTCGCAAATAGAGAAAATTGATTTTAAATGCGTTCATAATTTGTGATGAAGTATAGGAAATAGGGCTAAAGGTGGTAAGACAATGGATGTTTCAAAAATACAAAATCCATCCTTTATAAAAGGAATGTCTAATACTGAACTTGAACAATTAAGTGAAGAGATTAGAAAGTTCTTAATTGAAACTTGTTCAATTACAGGTGGACATATTGGAGCAAATTTAGGTGTAGTAGAGTTAACGCTAAGCTTGCATAAACATTTTAATAGTCCAACAGATAAAATTATTTGGGATGTAGGGCATCAAGCATATATTCATAAAATATTAACTGGTAGAGGACATGAGTTTAATTCATTAAGACAATATAAAGGCTTATGTGGATTTCCTAAAATGCGAGAATCAGAACATGATGTATGGGAAGCTGGACATAGTTCTACTTCTTTATCTGCAGCTATGGGGATGGCTAAAGCTCGTGATATTTTAGGTGGATCTAATCATGTTGTTCCAGTTATAGGTGATGGTGCATTAACAGGTGGTATGGCACTTGAAGCACTTAATCATATCGGACATGATAAAACAAATCTAACAATTATTCTAAATGACAATGAAATGAGTATCGCACCTAATGTAGGTGCAATGCACAATATGTTTGGACGAATTAGAACAAACCATAATTATAATAGATTTAAATTTGATGCAGAAAGCTTCATTAGTAGATTGCCTGGTGGCGATAAATTAAGAGATTCTGCTGATAAAATTAAAGACAGTTTAAAATATTTAGTTGTTGATGGTATATTCTTCGAAGAATTAGGTATTAAATATATTGGACCGGTTGACGGTCATAATTTTAAAGAACTTGATGAAGCAATATGTGCATCGAAACAAATTAACAAACCTGTAATCATTCATGTTGTAACTAAAAAAGGTAAAGGCTATAAACCTGCCGAAATAGATACAATAGGAACTTGGCACGGCTTAGGGCCATATAAACTTGAAACTGGTGAAGTTATCAAAGGTAAAACTGAAGGTCCAGCATGGAGTGCTTTAATGAGTGATGAAGTGTTGAGTTACGCTAAGAAAGATAAACATATTGTAGCGATAACACCAGCGATGCCTGTTGGTTCTAAATTGACGAAATTCCAACAAGAACTGCCAGAACAATTCTTTGATGTAGGTATAGCTGAACAACATGCTGTAACTATGGCTGCAGGATTAGCTACTCAAGGTATGAAACCGTATGTTGCTATATATTCAACATTTATGCAACGTGCTTATGATCAATTATTACATGATGTTGATAGACAAAACTTAAATGTCTTGTTTGGTGTAGATCGCTCAGGATTAGTTGGTGCTGATGGTGAAACACATCAAGGTGTATTCGATATCGGTTTTCTAAGTCAATTCCCTAATTTCACAATTATGATGCCTAAAGATGGGGACGAAGCTAAAGAAATGGTTAAAACTGCTTTTGAAACAGACCATGGACCTATGGCAATTAGATACCCTAGAGGCAATGCGCCAAGTTTAGATGAAAGTAAACAACATGAAATATTAGAAATAGGCTCTTGGACTAAAGAACGTGAAGGTATTGATATATCACTTATAAGTTATGGTCCAACAGTTGAATTAATAACAGAAGTAGCTGATGATTTATTAAAAGAAGGTATCAATGCTAACGTTATTAACGCAAGATTTATTAAACCTATGGATGAAGAAATGCTTCATGAATTAGGTCAGCTTAATAAACCAATTCTTACTGTTGAAGAATCAATGTTAACAAGTGGATTAGGTAGTAAAATTGCTACATTTATAAAAGATAATGATTATAATAATAAATTACGTAGAATCGGTATAAACGATGAATACATTGAACATGGCGATGTTAATTTACTATTAGAAGATATCGGTATTTCTGCAGCAAATATAAAAGCATTAGCAAAATCATTAATAGATAATCAAAAATAAATACGTTTAATATAAGAATATATAAATGATAAACATCTTAAATTTGGACAAACTTGAAGAGCGAAAGCTTTTTCCTCAAGTTTGTCTATATTTATGGCTAGAAAATGTATTATATTATTTTTATATTTATAGAATGTAGCGCTTACATTACTATTTTTACAAATTTTATGCTATTATTAATGTATAAATATTCATTAGTTGAGGTGTATGACATGGCAAATAAAACTATGCGTCAAATTAAGATAAGAGAAATTATTTCTAACGAACAAATAGAAACACAAGAAGAATTAGTTAGACGTTTAAATGAGCATGATTTGAATATCACGCAAGCTACAATTTCACGTGATATAAAGGAATTACAATTAATTAAAGTTCCAGCTCCTTCTGGTCAATACATTTATAGTTTACCAAGAGATAGAAAATATCATCCCATTGATAAACTCGGTAGGTATTTAATGGATTCATTTGTAAAAATTGATGGAACTGATAATTTATTAGTTTTAAAGACTTTACCGGGGAATGCACAATCTATAGGTGCAATTATTGACCAAATAGATTGGAAAGAAGTATTAGGTACAATTTGTGGTGATGATACATGTTTAATTATATGTAAAGATAAAGAATCTGGAGAAGTCATCACAGATAGAATTTTCAATATGCTTTAAAGGAGATTTAATAAACTATGTTACAAGCACTTACAATTAAACAATTCGCTATAATTGAATCATTAGAAATAAATTTTTCAGATGGATTAACTGTGTTAAGTGGTGAAACGGGAGCAGGTAAATCAATCATCATAGACGCTATTGGTCAGTTGGTAGGTGCTAGAGCATCACAAAGCTTTGTTAGACATGGTGAGCAAAAAGCAACAATCGAAGGCGTATTTGATATTGATAATGTACCAAACGTAAACGAAATTTTACGGGAATTAGATATAGATTTTGATGAAGATTTTCTTTTCGTTAAAAGAGAAATCTTTGCATCAGGTAAAAGTTTATGTAAATTAAATAATCAAAATGTTACATTATCTGATTTAAAACTTGTGATGCAAGAATTACTGGATATTCATGGTCAGCATGAAACGCAAGTATTATTAAAGCCTAAATATCATCTTACGTTATTAGACAATTATGCAGACGGTAAATATCAAAAGGAATTTGAAAATTATCAATCAGCATTTCAATCTTACCGAACTAAAAAACAAGAACTTGAAAAGTTAGAATCTCAAGATCAAGCTTTATTACAAAGATTAGATTTGATAAAATTCCAACGAGATGAATTACAAGATGCAGATTTAAAAGAGGATGAATTAGACTTTTTAAATCAAGAAATTAAAAAACTTCAAAATCACGAGAAAATCAATGAAAGTCTGAATAAAGCTCACCTATTATTAAGTAGTGAAGAAAATATTACAGATAAAATATATGAACTGAATCAAGAAATACAACACATTAATGACATAATACCAGACAAATATGCTTCTTTTAGCGAAGAATTAGATCAGATGTATTATACTTTGGAAGATTATAAACATGAATTATATAATGAATTAACTTCTAACGATTTTGACGAGTCATTATTAAATGAATATGAATCAAGATTAAACGTTTTAACAGACTTAAATAGAAAATATGGTAAAAGTATTCCAGAACTGATTAAATATAGAGATAAAATTGATGACGAAATTTATAAAATAGAAAACTATGAACAAAGTACATCTCAACTTAGAGAAGAAATTCAAGATTTATATCAGAAAGTAATGGATTACGGGAAACAACTATCTAGCAAAAGAAGAAAAGTTGCATTAAAACTAAGAGATAAATTGGTTGAAGAAGTTCAGAATTTGCACATGAAAGATGCGAATATAGAAATAGCATTTACTAAAACGCCGCCAAACAAATCAGGTTTAGAAGAAATTGAATTTCTAATTAGCCCAAATAAAGGAGAACCACTGAAGAGTTTGAATAAAATAGCTTCTGGTGGTGAACTTTCAAGAATTATGCTTTCACTTAAAAGTATATTCGTATCATCTAGAGGGCAAACTGCTATTTTGTTTGATGAAGTCGATACAGGTGTATCAGGACGTGTTGCTCAAAAAATGGCAGAAAAAATGTATCAAATATCACAATCTCTTCAAGTCATATGTATTTCTCATTTGCCACAAGTGGCAGCAATAAGCGATAATCATTTATATATTACTAAAGAAACAGTTAACGATCGTACAATTACATCTATTAAACAACTAGATGGAGAAGATAAAATTGATGAGATTGCTAGAATGATTTCTGGTGTTGAAGTTACTGAATTAACTAGACAACATGCTAAAGAAATGATTGTCCAGAATAAAAAATAAAATGATTTGATAGGGTGTTTAGTAATGGTTATTAAAATCGCAATAATTGAAGATTCGAAAGCGTACGTCAGCGAAATGGCAGAGTATTTAAAAACACATGATATAGAAATCGTTAATATAGGATACAATGGTAAAGAAGCTCTAGAAATATTAAACGGAGAAGCTTTCGATGTTCTTTTATTAGATTTAATTTTGCCTCATATTGATGGAATGACTTTATTAAAACAATATATTAAACCTAATAAAAGCTACAAAGTCATTTGTATGAGTGCTTTTGTTAGTGATAGTGTATTGAAAGAATCAGTCGCTTTAGGAGTAGACTATTTCCTAATTAAACCAGTTGAATTTGATGTTTTATTAAATACTATATATCGTGTATTAGAAACAGGTGAATCTAATATTGCAGATGTTGATGCAATGGATTTACTTTTAGAAAAGATTGGCTTTTCATATAACTTGAACGGTTATAAATACATTAAATACGGTGTACATTTATTGTTACAACACTCACGTAACATGCAAATTACAAAAGAACTATATCCACTTATTTCAGAACACTTTAATGTACAACCTAACAATGTAGAAAGATCTATAAGACACGCTATAAAATTAGCTTGGGATAAAGACTTAAAAACATACTGGTACAATAAAGAAAAAGCATACGTTCGTCCAACAAACGGAGAACTGATGATGCATTTATATCAAGTGAATAAAAATATACAAAACAAAGAAAGCTAACAAATCACGATTTGTTAGCACAGACTGTCAACAAAGCCACTTAATGTGAATCTGTTGGCAGTTTTTTGCGCTAACTAGCTTGTTTTCAAACTCTTGCTAGTTACAGATTCTAACTAGCTTGTTTTATATTTCTTGCTAGTTAGACTGTAAAAACCGATTAAAAACGAGACGCCTGAGGGAATAGTACAAGTCGAAGACTACAGGCTGAGACTGTACCCTAGGCAAGCGAGTTTTTAATCGGTTAAGTTTATCTACAAAGAAAGCTAACAAATCACGATTTGTTAGCTTTCTTCTTTTCATTATTCTTATGTTTATTATTCTTCAAAAAATATTCTTGTGCTCTTTTATTTTTCTTTTCACGATGTAATATATAACCACCAATAAAAATAATGCCGAAAACAAAAAATATGAATCCTAGTAAAAATTGTAGCCAAATAAAATGTAATGGTGCGAAGAGTACACCGAATACTGCGTCTCTCATCCATTTGATTCCTAAGCCAGCTAATATTCCAGGGATAACTAAAATAAGCAATGCAATGTATTTTTGCATAAGTTTAAAACTCCTATTGATTAATTATTTTAATTATATATGAGTTAGTGAAAGAAAGTAAACATTGAAAATATGGAATATTTATCATAATTTTATTATGATAAAGCTAGGAGGGGTAAAAATGCTATTTAAAGATATGATAAATAAAGGCCAAAATATTAATGCTACCATTGCAGTTTGCAAATCTAATGATGAAGGGGTAATTAAATCGATCATTAAAGGTATCAAAAATACTAAAGCAAATTTTATTTTATTTGATGAAGAACCTCAAGACGAATTGATTAGATCATTTAATTTAAGTCATGAAGAATTTAAAAGAATACAAATTATACAAACTGAAGATAGAGAACATACTGTGTCAGAATGTGTAAAAGCTGTTCATGATGGAAAAGCTGACCTAATTATGAAAGGCTTAATGTCTACTTCGACAATATTGAAAGAAGTATTAAAAGATAAATATAATTTAAAAATGAATCGTAGGATGAGTCATATTGCGCTCTTTAACATTCCTGAATATCATAAAATGTTAACTATATCGGATGTCGCTATGAATATAGCACCTGATAAAGATGCAAAAATAGACATTACGAATAATTTGATTGAAAATTTACAAAAGATAGGTATACAAAATCCTAAAATAGCTGTCTTATCTGCGATTGAAGATGTTAATCCAAAAATGCAATCATCCGTCGATGCTAAAGCAGTCGCAGATTATTTTAAAAATAAAGCAATAGAAGCAGAAGTTGAAGGTCCACTAGCTTTTGATGCTGCAATTAATAAAAGAGCTTCTATTATCAAAAATATAGATTCAAATATTTCGGGTAATATTGATGGTGTCGTTGTTCCACAAATAGAAAGTGGTAATATATTATACAAATCACTAGTGCATCTATCAAATGCAGATGTGGCTTCTGTAATTATTGGTGCAAAAATACCAATAATTTTAACATCTCGATCCGATTCTTCTAAAGATAAATTTCATTCAATTTGCTGTGCGTTAACGCTAGTTTAGTATATTATAATAATAAAAAGATAAAACTACTCTTCTTATTTATATGAATAAAGTGCTTACATTACTTTTATAGTACCTTATTTTGAATATTCTCAAAATTTTTACTTTTTGAAAGCGCTATCATTTCGCTACAATTTATTTGATAAATAAAACAATTGATGTAAAATTAGAAATGTAGAAAATATAAAAAGAATGAAAAGGGGATTATTATGTTATTTGAAACAATAGAGAAATACGATTATGAGCAAATTGTTTTTTGCCACGATAAAAGTTCTGGGTTAAAAGCGATTATTGCAATTCATGATACAACTTTAGGACCTGCGCTTGGTGGTTGTAGAATGTGGCCATACAAAAGTGAGGAAGAAGCAATTAATGATGCCCTACGTCTTTCAAGAGGTATGACTTATAAAAATGCAGCGGCTGGTTTAAATCTTGGTGGTGGTAAAACAGTTATTATCGGGGATCCAAAAAAAGATAAATCAGAAGCTTTATTTAGAGCACTAGGTAGATATGTAGAAAGTTTAAATGGTAGATATATTACTGCAGAAGATGTTGGAACGACTGAAGCTGATATGGATATTATATTTGAAGAAACGGATTATGTTGTCGGTTTATCTGAAAGTCATCAATCAAGTGGTAATCCAAGTCCTAAAACTTCATTAGGTGTATTTGTATCAATGAAACGTGCAGCTAAAGAAGCTTTCGGTACAGATGATTTAAATGGTAAAACAGTAGCAGTTCAAGGTGTCGGTCATGTTGCATATGACTTATGTAAATATTTACATGAAGTTGGCGCAAAATTAGTCGTTACAGATATTAATCAAGAAGCTGTAGATAGAGTCGTTAATGATTTTAATGCTACAAGTGTTTCTATAGACGAGATTTATGATGTGGATGCTGACATCTTTGCACCATGTGCATTAGGTGGCGTGTTAAACGATGACACAATCAAGAGACTAAAAGTTAAAGTTGTTTGTGGTAGTGCTAATAATCAACTTGAAGATATTAATGTTCACGGCGAACAATTAGAAAACAAAGGTATCGTGTACGCACCTGATTTCGTAACAAACTCTGGTGGTGTAATCAATGTTGCAGATGAACTTGATGGATATAATGAAGTTCGTGCTACTGCTAATATTGAAAAAATATATGACCAAATTGATAAAGTATTTGAAATAAGTAAACGTGATAAAATTACTACAGCGAGAGCAGCAGAAATTTTAGCTGAAGAACGTATCGATCAACTTATGAGAGTTAGAAGTAATTTCTTAAAATCTGAAAGATCAATTATTTCAAGGGGCAAAAATTAATGAAAAAAATTCTTGTACTTAATTTAGGGAGCACTTCATCTAAGGTAGCTTTATTTTCTGAATATAATATGTTATATGAAGATGTTATGAGACATGATATGGATCAAACTAATCTTCCACTAATTGATCAAGTTTCTTTTAGACTTGAAAGTATAAAGAACTCATTACAACAACATAATATTTCTCTACAAACGATAGATGCTATCGCTTGTAGAGGTGGTGTGTTGAAACCTATTGAAGGTGGAACATATTTAATTAATAATATCATGTATCAAGATTTGAAATCATTTAAGTATGGATTTCATGCATCAAACTTAAGTGGTGTAATAGGTTATGAACTAGCAAATAATCTTGGTATTAAATCATACATAGTCGATCCAGTAGTAGTGGATGAATTAATACCTGAAGCAAGAATAACCGGTATTAAAGGTATTGAAAGAAAAAGTATATTTCATGCATTAAATCAAAAATCAGTAGCAAAACAATATGCAGCTGATAATCAAGTGAATTATGAAGATATCAATGTTATAGTTGCTCATTTAGGTGGGGGCATTAGTGTTGGTGCACATAAAAAAGGAAGAGTCATTGATGTGAACGATGGATTATTAGGAGAAGGACCGCTCAGCCCAGAAAGAGCTGGCTCAATTCCAAATGATGCATTAATTCAATGGGCGTTAGAT encodes the following:
- a CDS encoding polyprenyl synthetase family protein is translated as MNQIMNKYVVKFNESLEKTQLNPVVDTQLETSMRYSLSAGGKRIRPVLLLMTLSMLNTDINKGMETAKALEMIHTYSLIHDDLPAMDNDDYRRGIETNHKVYGDATAILAGDALLTKAFELITKDTNLIPEDKVKLIRLLSESAGHQGMVGGQMLDMASENKEISLDTLRKIHRYKTGALIRFSVVAACTIANVNSKTFLLLDSFSQELGLIFQIKDDLLDIEGDFDKLGKAIGSDETNNKSTYISILGKTNTKIALEQHVNQALYLLEQLEGQYNVDELKSITKLFANREN
- the dxs gene encoding 1-deoxy-D-xylulose-5-phosphate synthase produces the protein MDVSKIQNPSFIKGMSNTELEQLSEEIRKFLIETCSITGGHIGANLGVVELTLSLHKHFNSPTDKIIWDVGHQAYIHKILTGRGHEFNSLRQYKGLCGFPKMRESEHDVWEAGHSSTSLSAAMGMAKARDILGGSNHVVPVIGDGALTGGMALEALNHIGHDKTNLTIILNDNEMSIAPNVGAMHNMFGRIRTNHNYNRFKFDAESFISRLPGGDKLRDSADKIKDSLKYLVVDGIFFEELGIKYIGPVDGHNFKELDEAICASKQINKPVIIHVVTKKGKGYKPAEIDTIGTWHGLGPYKLETGEVIKGKTEGPAWSALMSDEVLSYAKKDKHIVAITPAMPVGSKLTKFQQELPEQFFDVGIAEQHAVTMAAGLATQGMKPYVAIYSTFMQRAYDQLLHDVDRQNLNVLFGVDRSGLVGADGETHQGVFDIGFLSQFPNFTIMMPKDGDEAKEMVKTAFETDHGPMAIRYPRGNAPSLDESKQHEILEIGSWTKEREGIDISLISYGPTVELITEVADDLLKEGINANVINARFIKPMDEEMLHELGQLNKPILTVEESMLTSGLGSKIATFIKDNDYNNKLRRIGINDEYIEHGDVNLLLEDIGISAANIKALAKSLIDNQK
- the argR gene encoding transcriptional regulator ArgR, translated to MANKTMRQIKIREIISNEQIETQEELVRRLNEHDLNITQATISRDIKELQLIKVPAPSGQYIYSLPRDRKYHPIDKLGRYLMDSFVKIDGTDNLLVLKTLPGNAQSIGAIIDQIDWKEVLGTICGDDTCLIICKDKESGEVITDRIFNML
- the recN gene encoding DNA repair protein RecN, which encodes MLQALTIKQFAIIESLEINFSDGLTVLSGETGAGKSIIIDAIGQLVGARASQSFVRHGEQKATIEGVFDIDNVPNVNEILRELDIDFDEDFLFVKREIFASGKSLCKLNNQNVTLSDLKLVMQELLDIHGQHETQVLLKPKYHLTLLDNYADGKYQKEFENYQSAFQSYRTKKQELEKLESQDQALLQRLDLIKFQRDELQDADLKEDELDFLNQEIKKLQNHEKINESLNKAHLLLSSEENITDKIYELNQEIQHINDIIPDKYASFSEELDQMYYTLEDYKHELYNELTSNDFDESLLNEYESRLNVLTDLNRKYGKSIPELIKYRDKIDDEIYKIENYEQSTSQLREEIQDLYQKVMDYGKQLSSKRRKVALKLRDKLVEEVQNLHMKDANIEIAFTKTPPNKSGLEEIEFLISPNKGEPLKSLNKIASGGELSRIMLSLKSIFVSSRGQTAILFDEVDTGVSGRVAQKMAEKMYQISQSLQVICISHLPQVAAISDNHLYITKETVNDRTITSIKQLDGEDKIDEIARMISGVEVTELTRQHAKEMIVQNKK
- a CDS encoding sporulation initiation factor Spo0A C-terminal domain-containing protein gives rise to the protein MVIKIAIIEDSKAYVSEMAEYLKTHDIEIVNIGYNGKEALEILNGEAFDVLLLDLILPHIDGMTLLKQYIKPNKSYKVICMSAFVSDSVLKESVALGVDYFLIKPVEFDVLLNTIYRVLETGESNIADVDAMDLLLEKIGFSYNLNGYKYIKYGVHLLLQHSRNMQITKELYPLISEHFNVQPNNVERSIRHAIKLAWDKDLKTYWYNKEKAYVRPTNGELMMHLYQVNKNIQNKES
- a CDS encoding DUF2627 domain-containing protein, producing the protein MQKYIALLILVIPGILAGLGIKWMRDAVFGVLFAPLHFIWLQFLLGFIFFVFGIIFIGGYILHREKKNKRAQEYFLKNNKHKNNEKKKANKS
- a CDS encoding phosphate acyltransferase, producing the protein MLFKDMINKGQNINATIAVCKSNDEGVIKSIIKGIKNTKANFILFDEEPQDELIRSFNLSHEEFKRIQIIQTEDREHTVSECVKAVHDGKADLIMKGLMSTSTILKEVLKDKYNLKMNRRMSHIALFNIPEYHKMLTISDVAMNIAPDKDAKIDITNNLIENLQKIGIQNPKIAVLSAIEDVNPKMQSSVDAKAVADYFKNKAIEAEVEGPLAFDAAINKRASIIKNIDSNISGNIDGVVVPQIESGNILYKSLVHLSNADVASVIIGAKIPIILTSRSDSSKDKFHSICCALTLV
- a CDS encoding Glu/Leu/Phe/Val dehydrogenase dimerization domain-containing protein; this encodes MLFETIEKYDYEQIVFCHDKSSGLKAIIAIHDTTLGPALGGCRMWPYKSEEEAINDALRLSRGMTYKNAAAGLNLGGGKTVIIGDPKKDKSEALFRALGRYVESLNGRYITAEDVGTTEADMDIIFEETDYVVGLSESHQSSGNPSPKTSLGVFVSMKRAAKEAFGTDDLNGKTVAVQGVGHVAYDLCKYLHEVGAKLVVTDINQEAVDRVVNDFNATSVSIDEIYDVDADIFAPCALGGVLNDDTIKRLKVKVVCGSANNQLEDINVHGEQLENKGIVYAPDFVTNSGGVINVADELDGYNEVRATANIEKIYDQIDKVFEISKRDKITTARAAEILAEERIDQLMRVRSNFLKSERSIISRGKN
- the buk gene encoding butyrate kinase, whose product is MKKILVLNLGSTSSKVALFSEYNMLYEDVMRHDMDQTNLPLIDQVSFRLESIKNSLQQHNISLQTIDAIACRGGVLKPIEGGTYLINNIMYQDLKSFKYGFHASNLSGVIGYELANNLGIKSYIVDPVVVDELIPEARITGIKGIERKSIFHALNQKSVAKQYAADNQVNYEDINVIVAHLGGGISVGAHKKGRVIDVNDGLLGEGPLSPERAGSIPNDALIQWALDHQFDSKEANHQLSKNSGLLSYFGTNDCRKVEELMNNGDKTAKLVLDAMGYQIAKAIGSCAVSLEGKVDQIIITGGLSYSEYLINKVKQYVSWLQNVTIYEGEKEMHALNVGVLDLLHGKISTKSYE